The DNA segment AAGGGCGCTATGGGACATGTTTACAAAGGCATCGACCCGGCTATTAACCGCCCCGTTGCCCTCAAGACAATCCGTCTCGACTTCGTCAACGATCCGGCGGAAATGGAAGAGCTGAAAGAACGCCTGTTCCGCGAGGCTCAGGCGGCCGGTAAGCTCTCTCATCCAAATATCGTGACGATTTATGATGTCGGCTCAGAGGGACATCTGCAATATATCGCTATGGAATTCCTCGATGGTCAGACGCTCGATGACATGATCAAAAAGAAAGTGAAGTTCAACTACAAGATCATTGCGCAGATAATCGTCCAGATATGCAGCGCTCTCCAGTACGCACACGAGCAGGGAATTGTCCACCGCGACATTAAACCCGCCAATATCATGGTTCTCAAAGACTATCGCGTCAAAGTCATGGATTACGGTATCGCCCGTATCGATTCCAACTCCATGACCAAAACCGGTATTGCCATGGGGACACCGAATTACATTTCCCCCGAGCAATTGAGGGGTATGCCGGTTGATCAGAGGGCGGATATCTTCTCACTGGGTGTGGTGCTCTATGAGATGCTCCTGGGACGCAGGCCGTTCAAAGGCGAGAATATCACTTCGCTGATATACTCCACGCTCAACCACGAACCGGAGAAACCGTCGAACGTCAACCCGCAGATACCGCTCTTGTTCGACCATATCATCGGCAAGGCTCTCAAAAAGAACCCCGCCGAGAGATACCAGAAAGCCAGCGAACTGAGCGCCGACCTCCACGAATTCGTCGAATCGTTCGTGAACTGATAACATCAACGACAGAAGAGCGAAAAACAAAAGCCGCTACCAATTAAGGTAGCGGCCTCTCTCATTACTGCCGAATTCTCGGAAGTGAGGGACGTCGCGCTTTACGCGTGACGTTTCAATTTTTCTATTTTTCCTTCTGATCCGACAGTATTTCTTCGGCTAACGAAAGAGCCACGCCGGAAAGCATCACCTCGACTCCAAGCTGAGTGAAATCGGACGATATCAGCTCCCGGTTAAGCGCCGCGTACAGAGAACACGAAGCACCGCGCTCCACAACCAGTCCCGAAAGTCGGCTCCCTGATTCCGAAACGAAAGTTACTTCGCCGAGCTCCTCCGACACCACGTAGCCGGTACAATTATGGAGCTGCAGATGCGAATTGCCGGTATACACCACCACCAGCATTCCTCTCGTCTTTCCCAGTGAGGTTTGCGGGAATATTTCGAGAGAGAGACTCCGGCGCTCCTCGTTATTGACGACCTTCAGACGGAACTTGTCCTTGTCTTCGGTAATCTTTTCGGCGCCAAGTATGCCGCCGATCTTCTCCGCTTCATCTCTGCTGAAAATCTTCTCTTTGGCTGGTTTGTTACTCATATAACCGAATTTCGATTTATATTAACCGTTCTTTTTCTCTTTGTCATTCGTCGTGGGCGGTTCGTTCATCGAACCCTTTATCTCATCGGTTGTATCCTTCATCGCTCTCTTGAATTCCCGAATCCCTTTTCCCAGTCCCTGCGCGATATCGGGCAACCTCTTGGCGCCAAACAAAAGCAGGACAACCAGAAAGATGAGTAACAATTCCCAGGGACCCATTCCAAACATAAAAAATACCTCCTGGTACACCGGTTTAACTTAAATGTACCACCATCTAAAATATATAATAACCAGCAGAACCACCAGCATTGACATAAAATTAATTTTCAACTTCAGCCCGAACGTGAACGAAACCGCGTAAAAGTCAACCTTGACCGTGTCAAACCCGACTACAATAGCCTTGGTAAAAACCGTCTTAGCGGCCCCGGCCGGAAGAAAAGTACCGATAATATCTCCAATCAGTCCGCCGAATACCGCGCCCAGTACCAGAGCGACAATAATAAAAGTAAGTTCGCGCGATTTCATGTTCAGCCCGCCATACTCAGTTTGCCCGCCGATGACCGGATCGATTGAAGCACCTTCACGCCATCGGAAGAACCCAAAATCGTCTCGACCGCCCGCTCAGGATGAGGCATCATCCCAAGTACGTTGCCGGTCCGATTTATTATACCGGCTATATTGTTAATCGAACCGTTCGGATTGGCCTCATCAGTAACATTGCCCGTCGCGTCTACATACCTGAACACGACCTGACCATTATCCTCGAGCCGTTCGATCTCATCATCGAAGTGATAGTAATTGCCCTCGCCGTGAGCAATCGGTATCCTGAGAACCTCCCCCTTGCGGCACTCGCGGGTGAAACTGGTGCCGCTGTTCTCCACCCGAAGGTGAACATATCTGCAGCTGAAACGCAGGGAGCGATTTCTAATCAAAGCCCCCGGCAACAGCCCGCACTCAGTAAGAACCTGAAAACCATTACAGATCCCGATCACAATGCCGCCCGTATTGGCGAAGTCAACAACCTTGTTCATAATCGGGGAAAACCTGGCAATTGCCCCCGCTCTCAGATAGTCACCATAAGAAAATCCGCCGGGAAGAATCACCACATCGGATCCGGCCAAATCCTCGGACTTATGCCAGAGAAATACCACGTCTTCCTTCAGTATATTCTTAACCGCCGCGTAAGCGTCATAGTCGCAATTGGCGCCCGGAAATGTAA comes from the Candidatus Zixiibacteriota bacterium genome and includes:
- the tatA gene encoding twin-arginine translocase TatA/TatE family subunit; this encodes MFGMGPWELLLIFLVVLLLFGAKRLPDIAQGLGKGIREFKRAMKDTTDEIKGSMNEPPTTNDKEKKNG
- the purQ gene encoding phosphoribosylformylglycinamidine synthase subunit PurQ; this translates as MKFGVVTFPGANCDYDAYAAVKNILKEDVVFLWHKSEDLAGSDVVILPGGFSYGDYLRAGAIARFSPIMNKVVDFANTGGIVIGICNGFQVLTECGLLPGALIRNRSLRFSCRYVHLRVENSGTSFTRECRKGEVLRIPIAHGEGNYYHFDDEIERLEDNGQVVFRYVDATGNVTDEANPNGSINNIAGIINRTGNVLGMMPHPERAVETILGSSDGVKVLQSIRSSAGKLSMAG
- a CDS encoding DUF4321 domain-containing protein; this translates as MKSRELTFIIVALVLGAVFGGLIGDIIGTFLPAGAAKTVFTKAIVVGFDTVKVDFYAVSFTFGLKLKINFMSMLVVLLVIIYFRWWYI